CCTCCCACTCGAAATGATCGAAGTAGTCGTTTTCAGGCATGAAAGCGTCAGTAATGAACTTCGTCAAGATCCAACGCTGCCTTGTCCCTCCCATGCCGCCACCCTGAGCGCCGCGCCTCTTCCTCAGCCGAGAACAGCAGGCTTGAGCACCTGCTCGCACCACTGCCGAAACGTCGTCGGGCTCGCGGTCGCCTCCGTACGGCGTACGCCGTCGTCGAGCCCCTCGTCCTTCGCGCGCATCATGTCGACCATGCCCTGCACGAACGCGTCGCCGAGGCCGAAGCCGGTCAGCCTGGCGGCGAACGCGTCGAACGGTTCGCGTTCGTAGCGCACCGGCCGGCCAAGTACCTCGCTCATGATGCGGGCCATGTCGTTCGCCGACAGCTCCTCGGGGCCGAGCACGGGAACGCTCTCCACTCCGGTCCAGGACCGATCGAGCAGCAAACGGGCCGCGACGGCGGCGATGTCACGAGTGGCGGCCGACGGAGCAGGCCGATCCGCCAACGCCGTGTCGGTAAACACCCCGTTGTCGCGGATCGAATCGACCTGGCGCAGCAGATTGTCCATGAACGAAGGATTGGCGAGCGCACGATAGGCGACGCCCGTGCTCGCGATCAGGTCGTCCATCGCGAGCGACGCGGTGACGAGCCCGGCCTGCCCGGCGACGGGAGTGCCGCGGCCGAGAGCCGAGATGCCGACGACGTGGCTTACGCCGTACGCCGGAAAGGCGCGTGCTGCGGCCTGCGTGAATCCGGAGTACATCGCCTCCTCGCTGGGCGCCTGGTCGTTCGGCGGGACGAGCCAGAAGACGGCGTTCGCGCCGGCGAACGCCTTGCCGACGACCTCTTCGTCGGCGTGCGAGCCGGTCACGATGTCGACGCGGTCGCGGACCGTGTCGGGGAGTTTGGCGGGGTCGCGCACGATGACGCGGAGTTCCTCGTCGGCAGACAGCAGGTTGGTCAGAACCTGGCTGCCAATATCGCCCGTGGGCGTCGTGATGACGATCATGATTTCACTCTGCGTGCTGAACAGCGGCAGGTCCAATACCTCTCTGTCACCATTGATACGATCCAGGTATGGATCTCGACCTGCGCAAGCTCCGGTACTTCGTGGCGGTGGCTGAGCATCGCCATTTCGGCCGCGCCGCCGAGGAGCTGTACATCGCGCAGCCCGTGCTGAGCCGTCAGATCCGTGCCCTGGAAAGCGAACTCGGCTGCGCGTTGTTCGTCCGGACCACCCGCAGCGTGCAGCTCACGCCGGCGGGGGAGCAGTTGCGGCAGGAGGCTCGGGGCGTGCTGGCGAGTGTCGACTCCGCCATCCGCCGCGTGCACGAGGTCGATCGTGGCGTCGAGCGACTCGTCGTCGCGTTCGCGCCCGGGCTGCACGTGTCGGAGGCGGTTCTCGCGTTCACGGCGAAGTACCCGGACGTCGAGATCGATCTGGTCCGCCTGAATTGGTGGGAGCAGGATCCGCCGCTGCGCGACGGCCGGGCGGACATCGGGTATCTGCGGCGCCCGTTCGACGACAGCGGGCTGCGAACCGTCCCGATCGGCAGCGAGCGGAGAATCGCCTGCCTGCCGTTGTCCCACCGACTGGTGGACCGACAAGAACTGGCGATGGCGGACCTGGCCGGCGAATCGATCATGGACACCCCGTCGCGCCGCACGTCCTCGGTCGAGGAGAAGTTCGAGCTGATCGCCTCCGGGCACGGCATCGCG
The Kribbella voronezhensis DNA segment above includes these coding regions:
- a CDS encoding LysR family transcriptional regulator; this translates as MDLDLRKLRYFVAVAEHRHFGRAAEELYIAQPVLSRQIRALESELGCALFVRTTRSVQLTPAGEQLRQEARGVLASVDSAIRRVHEVDRGVERLVVAFAPGLHVSEAVLAFTAKYPDVEIDLVRLNWWEQDPPLRDGRADIGYLRRPFDDSGLRTVPIGSERRIACLPLSHRLVDRQELAMADLAGESIMDTPSRRTSSVEEKFELIASGHGIALVPESVVAAYPRPDLVYLPVIDGVVAETSLVVAEHRRDERLLDFLEIAAEALRT
- a CDS encoding NAD(P)H-binding protein; translated protein: MIVITTPTGDIGSQVLTNLLSADEELRVIVRDPAKLPDTVRDRVDIVTGSHADEEVVGKAFAGANAVFWLVPPNDQAPSEEAMYSGFTQAAARAFPAYGVSHVVGISALGRGTPVAGQAGLVTASLAMDDLIASTGVAYRALANPSFMDNLLRQVDSIRDNGVFTDTALADRPAPSAATRDIAAVAARLLLDRSWTGVESVPVLGPEELSANDMARIMSEVLGRPVRYEREPFDAFAARLTGFGLGDAFVQGMVDMMRAKDEGLDDGVRRTEATASPTTFRQWCEQVLKPAVLG